The Chroicocephalus ridibundus chromosome 17, bChrRid1.1, whole genome shotgun sequence genome window below encodes:
- the NBR1 gene encoding next to BRCA1 gene 1 protein isoform X3, with product MGPRGGRGAGRGRSAMLGSSGRLTGLPSLPRERGMEPQVNLRVTCRGETQSFLVSDSAHTTWADVEAMVKVSFDLDNIQIKYVDEDNDEVSVNSKEEYEEALKIAVKQGNQLQMNVYDENSSPKETSYSCSSQLREKTLTEKLALLKDEKKPLSPYSVLAQELEENLKNEKELTIQQKLNHTRTGRTNDNPPEWFTSYLETFREQVVKETVEKLEQKLYEKLVHHSQPPDFSESSITAAPPASESESVNGNQCDWLISCCNCQARIVGVRYQCSLCPAYNICEQCEAGTYAHDPNHVLLKLRRPVLCVAENYSPAEFSPRLPATLEQVRLQKQMDKRFLKAEKQRLRAEKKQRKAEVRELKKQLKLHRKIHLWNSVHVLETSGSPTLKSESLQPNTFMSPSQPIQAIVPTLSAVFVDENLPDGTHLQPGTKFVKHWRMKNTGNVEWSSDTKLKLMWGNLTLASSEKKDVLVPSLPSGQVGTVSVEFVAPNIEGTYTSHWRLSHRGEQFGPRIWCSIVVDPSPATDSVESNWKEKASSTKQDATLKTEAGAPLMGEIMEQAEIPLPTIPLKIKNLPSEREFYIPSVDLLTAQDLLSFELLDINIVQELERVPHNTPVDMTPCMSPLPHDSPLLEKPGLGQIEEENEGSGFKPVPDTCMVKGKAEHPLNQEEGEEDMSGTQFVCETVIRSLTLDAAPDHKPPQKKKILQNSLQTLQDTFGCNMINEECPRIKTNSTSKKEAKIHQSEAMTEIACGDLPLSDERAIACSDTGNSDGEEDDDKDDVQSQGSSASSEDYIIILPECFDTSRPLGESMYSSALSQPSLEKTGEPETGAANAEGGSQPQTHSVSDILSTSQTLPVVPLTPEAADTLPQTQRNLASLQNHIFQEPNIPASENISSTPRNQIREEPSGEDSHEPGSSGLLTSKQRCSEYPRYPQGSSIAGELVKGALSVAASAYKALFAGPPIIEQQPAATEEHTATLLSSLCEMGFCDRQLNLQLLKKHNNNMVQVVTELLQISNSDWYSSRC from the exons ATGGGGCcgcgcggggggcgcggggcgggccggggccggtccGCCATGTTAGGCTCCTCGGGCCGGCTGACAGGTCTTCCCTCGCTTCCTCGGGAGCGCGGTATGGAGCCGCAGGTGAACCTCCGCGTCACCTGCCGTGGGGAGACCCAGAGCTTCCTGGTGTCAGACTCGGCGCACACGACGTGGGCAGACGTGGAGGCTATG GTTAAAGTTTCATTTGACCTGGACAACATTCAGATCAAATACGTTGATGAGGATAACGATGAG GTCTCTGTGAATAGCAAAG AGGAATATGAAGAAGCTCTGAAG ATTGCAGTTAAACAAGGAAATCAACTTCAGATGAATGTGTATGATGAAAACTCTTCTCCGAAAGAAACTTCATATTCTTGTTCTTCGCAACTACGTGAAAAAACTCTGACAGAAAAGTTAGCACTTCTTAAAGATGAGAAGAAACCTCTTTCGCCCTATTCCGTGCTAGCTCAGGAGTTagaggaaaacttaaaaaatgaaaaggagctGACAATTCAG CAAAAGTTAAATCACACTAGAACAGGAAGAACAAATGATAATCCTCCAGAATGGTTTACTAGCTACTTGGAAACA ttcagggAACAAGTAGTTAAGGAAACTGTTGAGAAACTGGAACAGAAGCTGTATGAGAAGCTTGTTCATCACAGTCAGCCTCCAGATTTTTCCGAGAGCTCTATTACAGCAGCACCTCCAGCTTCAGAGAGTGAATCAGTGAATGGAAACCAGTGTGACTGGCTGATCTCCTGCTGCAACTGCCAGGCCCGAATTGTTGGAGTTCGCTACCAGTGCAG cctTTGTCCAGCCTACAATATCTGTGAACAGTGTGAAGCAGGAACGTATGCACACGATCCTAATCATGTCTTGTTAAAGCTGCGAAGACCTGTACTATGTGTTGCTGAGAATTACAGCCCTGCGGAGTTTTCGCCTCGCCTGCCTGCTACTCTGGAGCAAGTTAG GCTCCAGAAACAGATGGACAAAAgatttctgaaggcagaaaagcaaagattACGAGCAGAGAAGAAACAGCGAAAGGCAGAGGTCCGAGAGCTCAAAAAGCAGCTAAAACTGCACAGGAAAATTCATCTGTGGAACTCCGTCCATGTATTGGAAACTAGTGGCTCACCTACTCTGAAATCTGAGAGTCTCCAACCTAATACCTTCAT GAGTCCTAGTCAACCCATCCAGGCAATTGTCCCAACACTAAGTGCAGTATTTGTGGATGAGAATTTGCCAGATGGGACTCACTTGCAACCAGGAACAAAGTTTGTCAAACACTGGCGAATGAAAAATACTGGCAATGTGGAATGGAGCTCAGACACAAAG CTGAAACTTATGTGGGGAAATCTGACCTTggcatcttctgaaaaaaaagatgtgttAGTGCCATCCCTTCCATCGGGACAAGTAGGAACTGTTTCAGTTGAGTTTGTAGCTCCTAATATAGAAGGAACTTACACTTCTCACTGGAGACTGTCACACCGAGGGGAACAGTTTGGGCCCAGGATCTGGTGCAGTATTGTTGTGGATCCCTCCCCAGCTACTGACTCTGTAGAAAGCAATTGGAAGGAGAAAGCTTCCAGCACCAAACAG gaTGCTACCTTAAAGACAGAAGCAGGTGCTCCACTGATGGGTGAAATCATGGAGCAGGCTGAAATACCTCTGCCAACTATTCCTTTAAAGATCAAAAATCTGCCAAGTGAGAGGGAATTTTATATCCCATCTGTTGATCTTCTCACCGCACAG GATTTGCTGTCCTTTGAGCTGCTGGACATTAATATTGTGCAGGAATTGGAGCGAGTGCCACACAATACTCCTGTTG ACATGACTCCATGCATGTCCCCTTTGCCACACGATAGCCCCTTGCTGGAGAAACCTGGCTTAGGGCAGATAGAGGAGGAGAATGAGGGGAGCGGATTTAAACCGGTGCCTG ATACTTGCATGGTGAAAGGGAAAGCTGAACATCCGTTGAaccaggaggaaggggaagaagataTGAGTGGGACTCAGTTTGTCTGTGAAACTGTAATTCGCTCTCTAACCCTAGATGCTGCACCTGACCATAAGcctccacaaaaaaagaaaatcctgcaga ACTCTTTACAAACATTGCAAGACACCTTCGGTTGCAATATGATAAATGAAGAATGTCCTAGAATAAAAACCAATTCCACTtccaaaaaggaagcaaagattCATCAGtcagaagcaatgacagaaattGCCTGTG gGGACCTTCCGCTGTCTGATGAGAGAGCAATCGCCTGTAGTGATACTGGCAATTCTGATGGAGAGGAAGATGATGATAAAGATGATGTTCAAAGTCAAGGCTCCTCTGCTTCATCAGAGGATTATATCATTATTCTCCCTGAGTGCTTTGACACCAGTCGCCCTTTGGGGGAGTCTATGTATAGTTCGGCTCTTTCTCAGCCCAGTCTGGAAAAGACAGGAGAACCTGAAACAGGAGCAGCGAATGCAGAAGGGGGCAGCCAGCCACAGACCCACAGCGTCAGTGATATTTTGTCAACGTCACAAACGCTGCCTGTAGTACCACTAACCCCAGAGGCTGCGGACACCTTACCCCAGACACAGAG GAATCTTGCATCTCTTCAGAATCATATCTTCCAAGAACCAAACATACCAGCTTCAGAGAATATCTCTTCTACTCCTCGTAATCAAATAAGAGAAG AACCCAGTGGTGAAGACAGTCATGAACCAGGATCTTCTGGACTTCTCACTAGTAAACAGAGGTGCTCAGAATATCCAAG ATACCCTCAAGGAAGCAGCATTGCAGGAGAACTAGTTAAAGGAGCTTTGTCGGTTGCTGCTTCTGCCTACAAAGCATTATTTGCTGGACCACCCATTATAGAACAG cagcctgCAGCTACGGAAGAGCACACTGCTACCCTTCTATCCAGTCTGTGTGAGATGGGATTCTGTGACAGGCAGTTAAACCTGCAACTGCTGAAGAAACACAACAATAATATGGTTCAAGTGGTAACTGAATTGCTTCAGATCAGTAACAGTGACTGGTACAGCAGTAGATGCTGA
- the NBR1 gene encoding next to BRCA1 gene 1 protein isoform X2, which produces MGPRGGRGAGRGRSAMLGSSGRLTGLPSLPRERGMEPQVNLRVTCRGETQSFLVSDSAHTTWADVEAMVKVSFDLDNIQIKYVDEDNDEVSVNSKEEYEEALKIAVKQGNQLQMNVYDENSSPKETSYSCSSQLREKTLTEKLALLKDEKKPLSPYSVLAQELEENLKNEKELTIQQKLNHTRTGRTNDNPPEWFTSYLETFREQVVKETVEKLEQKLYEKLVHHSQPPDFSESSITAAPPASESESVNGNQCDWLISCCNCQARIVGVRYQCSLCPAYNICEQCEAGTYAHDPNHVLLKLRRPVLCVAENYSPAEFSPRLPATLEQVRLQKQMDKRFLKAEKQRLRAEKKQRKAEVRELKKQLKLHRKIHLWNSVHVLETSGSPTLKSESLQPNTFMSPSQPIQAIVPTLSAVFVDENLPDGTHLQPGTKFVKHWRMKNTGNVEWSSDTKLKLMWGNLTLASSEKKDVLVPSLPSGQVGTVSVEFVAPNIEGTYTSHWRLSHRGEQFGPRIWCSIVVDPSPATDSVESNWKEKASSTKQDATLKTEAGAPLMGEIMEQAEIPLPTIPLKIKNLPSEREFYIPSVDLLTAQDLLSFELLDINIVQELERVPHNTPVDMTPCMSPLPHDSPLLEKPGLGQIEEENEGSGFKPVPGMTEACFPADTCMVKGKAEHPLNQEEGEEDMSGTQFVCETVIRSLTLDAAPDHKPPQKKKILQNSLQTLQDTFGCNMINEECPRIKTNSTSKKEAKIHQSEAMTEIACGDLPLSDERAIACSDTGNSDGEEDDDKDDVQSQGSSASSEDYIIILPECFDTSRPLGESMYSSALSQPSLEKTGEPETGAANAEGGSQPQTHSVSDILSTSQTLPVVPLTPEAADTLPQTQRNLASLQNHIFQEPNIPASENISSTPRNQIREEPSGEDSHEPGSSGLLTSKQRCSEYPRYPQGSSIAGELVKGALSVAASAYKALFAGPPIIEQPAATEEHTATLLSSLCEMGFCDRQLNLQLLKKHNNNMVQVVTELLQISNSDWYSSRC; this is translated from the exons ATGGGGCcgcgcggggggcgcggggcgggccggggccggtccGCCATGTTAGGCTCCTCGGGCCGGCTGACAGGTCTTCCCTCGCTTCCTCGGGAGCGCGGTATGGAGCCGCAGGTGAACCTCCGCGTCACCTGCCGTGGGGAGACCCAGAGCTTCCTGGTGTCAGACTCGGCGCACACGACGTGGGCAGACGTGGAGGCTATG GTTAAAGTTTCATTTGACCTGGACAACATTCAGATCAAATACGTTGATGAGGATAACGATGAG GTCTCTGTGAATAGCAAAG AGGAATATGAAGAAGCTCTGAAG ATTGCAGTTAAACAAGGAAATCAACTTCAGATGAATGTGTATGATGAAAACTCTTCTCCGAAAGAAACTTCATATTCTTGTTCTTCGCAACTACGTGAAAAAACTCTGACAGAAAAGTTAGCACTTCTTAAAGATGAGAAGAAACCTCTTTCGCCCTATTCCGTGCTAGCTCAGGAGTTagaggaaaacttaaaaaatgaaaaggagctGACAATTCAG CAAAAGTTAAATCACACTAGAACAGGAAGAACAAATGATAATCCTCCAGAATGGTTTACTAGCTACTTGGAAACA ttcagggAACAAGTAGTTAAGGAAACTGTTGAGAAACTGGAACAGAAGCTGTATGAGAAGCTTGTTCATCACAGTCAGCCTCCAGATTTTTCCGAGAGCTCTATTACAGCAGCACCTCCAGCTTCAGAGAGTGAATCAGTGAATGGAAACCAGTGTGACTGGCTGATCTCCTGCTGCAACTGCCAGGCCCGAATTGTTGGAGTTCGCTACCAGTGCAG cctTTGTCCAGCCTACAATATCTGTGAACAGTGTGAAGCAGGAACGTATGCACACGATCCTAATCATGTCTTGTTAAAGCTGCGAAGACCTGTACTATGTGTTGCTGAGAATTACAGCCCTGCGGAGTTTTCGCCTCGCCTGCCTGCTACTCTGGAGCAAGTTAG GCTCCAGAAACAGATGGACAAAAgatttctgaaggcagaaaagcaaagattACGAGCAGAGAAGAAACAGCGAAAGGCAGAGGTCCGAGAGCTCAAAAAGCAGCTAAAACTGCACAGGAAAATTCATCTGTGGAACTCCGTCCATGTATTGGAAACTAGTGGCTCACCTACTCTGAAATCTGAGAGTCTCCAACCTAATACCTTCAT GAGTCCTAGTCAACCCATCCAGGCAATTGTCCCAACACTAAGTGCAGTATTTGTGGATGAGAATTTGCCAGATGGGACTCACTTGCAACCAGGAACAAAGTTTGTCAAACACTGGCGAATGAAAAATACTGGCAATGTGGAATGGAGCTCAGACACAAAG CTGAAACTTATGTGGGGAAATCTGACCTTggcatcttctgaaaaaaaagatgtgttAGTGCCATCCCTTCCATCGGGACAAGTAGGAACTGTTTCAGTTGAGTTTGTAGCTCCTAATATAGAAGGAACTTACACTTCTCACTGGAGACTGTCACACCGAGGGGAACAGTTTGGGCCCAGGATCTGGTGCAGTATTGTTGTGGATCCCTCCCCAGCTACTGACTCTGTAGAAAGCAATTGGAAGGAGAAAGCTTCCAGCACCAAACAG gaTGCTACCTTAAAGACAGAAGCAGGTGCTCCACTGATGGGTGAAATCATGGAGCAGGCTGAAATACCTCTGCCAACTATTCCTTTAAAGATCAAAAATCTGCCAAGTGAGAGGGAATTTTATATCCCATCTGTTGATCTTCTCACCGCACAG GATTTGCTGTCCTTTGAGCTGCTGGACATTAATATTGTGCAGGAATTGGAGCGAGTGCCACACAATACTCCTGTTG ACATGACTCCATGCATGTCCCCTTTGCCACACGATAGCCCCTTGCTGGAGAAACCTGGCTTAGGGCAGATAGAGGAGGAGAATGAGGGGAGCGGATTTAAACCGGTGCCTG GAATGACAGAAGCTTGCTTTCCTGCAGATACTTGCATGGTGAAAGGGAAAGCTGAACATCCGTTGAaccaggaggaaggggaagaagataTGAGTGGGACTCAGTTTGTCTGTGAAACTGTAATTCGCTCTCTAACCCTAGATGCTGCACCTGACCATAAGcctccacaaaaaaagaaaatcctgcaga ACTCTTTACAAACATTGCAAGACACCTTCGGTTGCAATATGATAAATGAAGAATGTCCTAGAATAAAAACCAATTCCACTtccaaaaaggaagcaaagattCATCAGtcagaagcaatgacagaaattGCCTGTG gGGACCTTCCGCTGTCTGATGAGAGAGCAATCGCCTGTAGTGATACTGGCAATTCTGATGGAGAGGAAGATGATGATAAAGATGATGTTCAAAGTCAAGGCTCCTCTGCTTCATCAGAGGATTATATCATTATTCTCCCTGAGTGCTTTGACACCAGTCGCCCTTTGGGGGAGTCTATGTATAGTTCGGCTCTTTCTCAGCCCAGTCTGGAAAAGACAGGAGAACCTGAAACAGGAGCAGCGAATGCAGAAGGGGGCAGCCAGCCACAGACCCACAGCGTCAGTGATATTTTGTCAACGTCACAAACGCTGCCTGTAGTACCACTAACCCCAGAGGCTGCGGACACCTTACCCCAGACACAGAG GAATCTTGCATCTCTTCAGAATCATATCTTCCAAGAACCAAACATACCAGCTTCAGAGAATATCTCTTCTACTCCTCGTAATCAAATAAGAGAAG AACCCAGTGGTGAAGACAGTCATGAACCAGGATCTTCTGGACTTCTCACTAGTAAACAGAGGTGCTCAGAATATCCAAG ATACCCTCAAGGAAGCAGCATTGCAGGAGAACTAGTTAAAGGAGCTTTGTCGGTTGCTGCTTCTGCCTACAAAGCATTATTTGCTGGACCACCCATTATAGAACAG cctgCAGCTACGGAAGAGCACACTGCTACCCTTCTATCCAGTCTGTGTGAGATGGGATTCTGTGACAGGCAGTTAAACCTGCAACTGCTGAAGAAACACAACAATAATATGGTTCAAGTGGTAACTGAATTGCTTCAGATCAGTAACAGTGACTGGTACAGCAGTAGATGCTGA
- the NBR1 gene encoding next to BRCA1 gene 1 protein isoform X1: protein MGPRGGRGAGRGRSAMLGSSGRLTGLPSLPRERGMEPQVNLRVTCRGETQSFLVSDSAHTTWADVEAMVKVSFDLDNIQIKYVDEDNDEVSVNSKEEYEEALKIAVKQGNQLQMNVYDENSSPKETSYSCSSQLREKTLTEKLALLKDEKKPLSPYSVLAQELEENLKNEKELTIQQKLNHTRTGRTNDNPPEWFTSYLETFREQVVKETVEKLEQKLYEKLVHHSQPPDFSESSITAAPPASESESVNGNQCDWLISCCNCQARIVGVRYQCSLCPAYNICEQCEAGTYAHDPNHVLLKLRRPVLCVAENYSPAEFSPRLPATLEQVRLQKQMDKRFLKAEKQRLRAEKKQRKAEVRELKKQLKLHRKIHLWNSVHVLETSGSPTLKSESLQPNTFMSPSQPIQAIVPTLSAVFVDENLPDGTHLQPGTKFVKHWRMKNTGNVEWSSDTKLKLMWGNLTLASSEKKDVLVPSLPSGQVGTVSVEFVAPNIEGTYTSHWRLSHRGEQFGPRIWCSIVVDPSPATDSVESNWKEKASSTKQDATLKTEAGAPLMGEIMEQAEIPLPTIPLKIKNLPSEREFYIPSVDLLTAQDLLSFELLDINIVQELERVPHNTPVDMTPCMSPLPHDSPLLEKPGLGQIEEENEGSGFKPVPGMTEACFPADTCMVKGKAEHPLNQEEGEEDMSGTQFVCETVIRSLTLDAAPDHKPPQKKKILQNSLQTLQDTFGCNMINEECPRIKTNSTSKKEAKIHQSEAMTEIACGDLPLSDERAIACSDTGNSDGEEDDDKDDVQSQGSSASSEDYIIILPECFDTSRPLGESMYSSALSQPSLEKTGEPETGAANAEGGSQPQTHSVSDILSTSQTLPVVPLTPEAADTLPQTQRNLASLQNHIFQEPNIPASENISSTPRNQIREEPSGEDSHEPGSSGLLTSKQRCSEYPRYPQGSSIAGELVKGALSVAASAYKALFAGPPIIEQQPAATEEHTATLLSSLCEMGFCDRQLNLQLLKKHNNNMVQVVTELLQISNSDWYSSRC from the exons ATGGGGCcgcgcggggggcgcggggcgggccggggccggtccGCCATGTTAGGCTCCTCGGGCCGGCTGACAGGTCTTCCCTCGCTTCCTCGGGAGCGCGGTATGGAGCCGCAGGTGAACCTCCGCGTCACCTGCCGTGGGGAGACCCAGAGCTTCCTGGTGTCAGACTCGGCGCACACGACGTGGGCAGACGTGGAGGCTATG GTTAAAGTTTCATTTGACCTGGACAACATTCAGATCAAATACGTTGATGAGGATAACGATGAG GTCTCTGTGAATAGCAAAG AGGAATATGAAGAAGCTCTGAAG ATTGCAGTTAAACAAGGAAATCAACTTCAGATGAATGTGTATGATGAAAACTCTTCTCCGAAAGAAACTTCATATTCTTGTTCTTCGCAACTACGTGAAAAAACTCTGACAGAAAAGTTAGCACTTCTTAAAGATGAGAAGAAACCTCTTTCGCCCTATTCCGTGCTAGCTCAGGAGTTagaggaaaacttaaaaaatgaaaaggagctGACAATTCAG CAAAAGTTAAATCACACTAGAACAGGAAGAACAAATGATAATCCTCCAGAATGGTTTACTAGCTACTTGGAAACA ttcagggAACAAGTAGTTAAGGAAACTGTTGAGAAACTGGAACAGAAGCTGTATGAGAAGCTTGTTCATCACAGTCAGCCTCCAGATTTTTCCGAGAGCTCTATTACAGCAGCACCTCCAGCTTCAGAGAGTGAATCAGTGAATGGAAACCAGTGTGACTGGCTGATCTCCTGCTGCAACTGCCAGGCCCGAATTGTTGGAGTTCGCTACCAGTGCAG cctTTGTCCAGCCTACAATATCTGTGAACAGTGTGAAGCAGGAACGTATGCACACGATCCTAATCATGTCTTGTTAAAGCTGCGAAGACCTGTACTATGTGTTGCTGAGAATTACAGCCCTGCGGAGTTTTCGCCTCGCCTGCCTGCTACTCTGGAGCAAGTTAG GCTCCAGAAACAGATGGACAAAAgatttctgaaggcagaaaagcaaagattACGAGCAGAGAAGAAACAGCGAAAGGCAGAGGTCCGAGAGCTCAAAAAGCAGCTAAAACTGCACAGGAAAATTCATCTGTGGAACTCCGTCCATGTATTGGAAACTAGTGGCTCACCTACTCTGAAATCTGAGAGTCTCCAACCTAATACCTTCAT GAGTCCTAGTCAACCCATCCAGGCAATTGTCCCAACACTAAGTGCAGTATTTGTGGATGAGAATTTGCCAGATGGGACTCACTTGCAACCAGGAACAAAGTTTGTCAAACACTGGCGAATGAAAAATACTGGCAATGTGGAATGGAGCTCAGACACAAAG CTGAAACTTATGTGGGGAAATCTGACCTTggcatcttctgaaaaaaaagatgtgttAGTGCCATCCCTTCCATCGGGACAAGTAGGAACTGTTTCAGTTGAGTTTGTAGCTCCTAATATAGAAGGAACTTACACTTCTCACTGGAGACTGTCACACCGAGGGGAACAGTTTGGGCCCAGGATCTGGTGCAGTATTGTTGTGGATCCCTCCCCAGCTACTGACTCTGTAGAAAGCAATTGGAAGGAGAAAGCTTCCAGCACCAAACAG gaTGCTACCTTAAAGACAGAAGCAGGTGCTCCACTGATGGGTGAAATCATGGAGCAGGCTGAAATACCTCTGCCAACTATTCCTTTAAAGATCAAAAATCTGCCAAGTGAGAGGGAATTTTATATCCCATCTGTTGATCTTCTCACCGCACAG GATTTGCTGTCCTTTGAGCTGCTGGACATTAATATTGTGCAGGAATTGGAGCGAGTGCCACACAATACTCCTGTTG ACATGACTCCATGCATGTCCCCTTTGCCACACGATAGCCCCTTGCTGGAGAAACCTGGCTTAGGGCAGATAGAGGAGGAGAATGAGGGGAGCGGATTTAAACCGGTGCCTG GAATGACAGAAGCTTGCTTTCCTGCAGATACTTGCATGGTGAAAGGGAAAGCTGAACATCCGTTGAaccaggaggaaggggaagaagataTGAGTGGGACTCAGTTTGTCTGTGAAACTGTAATTCGCTCTCTAACCCTAGATGCTGCACCTGACCATAAGcctccacaaaaaaagaaaatcctgcaga ACTCTTTACAAACATTGCAAGACACCTTCGGTTGCAATATGATAAATGAAGAATGTCCTAGAATAAAAACCAATTCCACTtccaaaaaggaagcaaagattCATCAGtcagaagcaatgacagaaattGCCTGTG gGGACCTTCCGCTGTCTGATGAGAGAGCAATCGCCTGTAGTGATACTGGCAATTCTGATGGAGAGGAAGATGATGATAAAGATGATGTTCAAAGTCAAGGCTCCTCTGCTTCATCAGAGGATTATATCATTATTCTCCCTGAGTGCTTTGACACCAGTCGCCCTTTGGGGGAGTCTATGTATAGTTCGGCTCTTTCTCAGCCCAGTCTGGAAAAGACAGGAGAACCTGAAACAGGAGCAGCGAATGCAGAAGGGGGCAGCCAGCCACAGACCCACAGCGTCAGTGATATTTTGTCAACGTCACAAACGCTGCCTGTAGTACCACTAACCCCAGAGGCTGCGGACACCTTACCCCAGACACAGAG GAATCTTGCATCTCTTCAGAATCATATCTTCCAAGAACCAAACATACCAGCTTCAGAGAATATCTCTTCTACTCCTCGTAATCAAATAAGAGAAG AACCCAGTGGTGAAGACAGTCATGAACCAGGATCTTCTGGACTTCTCACTAGTAAACAGAGGTGCTCAGAATATCCAAG ATACCCTCAAGGAAGCAGCATTGCAGGAGAACTAGTTAAAGGAGCTTTGTCGGTTGCTGCTTCTGCCTACAAAGCATTATTTGCTGGACCACCCATTATAGAACAG cagcctgCAGCTACGGAAGAGCACACTGCTACCCTTCTATCCAGTCTGTGTGAGATGGGATTCTGTGACAGGCAGTTAAACCTGCAACTGCTGAAGAAACACAACAATAATATGGTTCAAGTGGTAACTGAATTGCTTCAGATCAGTAACAGTGACTGGTACAGCAGTAGATGCTGA